ATGCTGTGTATATCAAGTTGataaatgatgatgttgttgtgtttAGAAGCGATTATATTTTACTTTTCTAAAAAATATACATATTGTTTAAGGGCTGAGTTTGTTTAAGAAATAACTTAGCGCTTGTGataatttgcatttcatacatttaaaAGTTATTGATACTTAATGAACAAATTAAAGTTATTAGTAATAGTGGATTAAATTAGCTTTAAGAGTGTGAAATTTTCATgcacttttcttaatatttttagttAATAAAGTGAAGGGGATGTTTATCACGCAAATATTGTTCTCTTTGTTATCctacaaaataaaaaaacttgCTCTACTTAAACTTtggtttaaaattaaaaatagttatttgtaattagatgtgtatgttcacctatttaaaaatatatattttatacaaagtatatttacctttgtaaacacacacacacagcaAACTTGAGTTTGGGTTTCTAGTGTTACCATATCGGTTAAGGCCCATTAAGCGGGTTTAGCatgataattaattcttttaagagaatttaatttaatataactttAGGAAATGAAAAACCTTAGGTGGAGTTGGTGTGCTAGGTTTTAGGACTTAACATGTCTTGTAATTGTTTAAATGTGATGTGGCCTCTCAAATTAATTAGTCAagtgaaataatttaatttatctaattgatAGTGAatggtaattaattaaattaaagctGAAATCAAAGTGTAGTatacttttatttcaaaaatttggttttaaaagaaaGTAAAATATAATCTTAGGATTGAGAAAATTCACTCTTTATTTCGTTTTAATTTAGTTGCGTTGGACTCTTCAGAAGAATAAACTATCGTTGTGGCTAATATTTAGTTAAAACAAACagtatatttacttattaaaaatatttaatagaaaattatCATTTATTCGTTTGCCGCATTTAATCTCTTTATATATCATTGGTAATTAGTTAAAATTTGTTAAATTCATATATAATTTAGCTTAGTTAGGGTTTACTTAGCTATAGGTGTTAGGTCACGCCATAGAGGCCCGACCGGTTCACTACCAATTAGGAATTAGAGGGAATGTTGCCTTCAGGAGTTCCTCCCTTGAGACATGTTGCATAAGGGTTCCAAATCTCGATCACCTTATCATTCTTGTTTTACGTTGTGCGAAATGAGTGTCATAACGCCCACTCATCTTATTCCTTTTCTCACCTCGTCTAGCATGAGTCCTATGACGTTGAGTATGTAACATATACATGCACATGCCACGATGAATTTGCCTTGTACACCAAGTTCATCCTTTCAATCACAAAACAACCCattctcttatttatttatttaaattctcgcAACCAAACTCTATAATTAACATGAATCCTTAATATTATAAAccaaaaatattaatgataatttagaACTATTCTTTGTTTTAAAGGCTCACGaatataacacatatatttttataataaaactgAGATTATCCTACCCGAGCGTAAAAAGGTTTTCAAGAAAGACGCAATATAAAGCATGCATGGACGGTGTTTGTGTCAACATCCAAGAAAATTTCCTCTTTTACCAATTCTGAGACGGCTGAGAAAAATGTATATATTAGTTCCTTTGAAGAAGGCCATCGCTCCAATAAAGTCTAATCGTTTCCACATTACTAAATTAATGGCGGTGGCGAGAATATGAGGAAGAATACGTCTAAGGCAGGAGGTAAGCTGATCTTCAGATAAGCATATGCAGcagaagatagaaaatttcaacGATAATGAAAGAATGGTGAGAATACATCTGCGGTAGCAGGTGAGATAGCCATATGCTGCAGCAAGACTTACTCTGACGTATCGAAAAGAGCAACAACTCTGGaagtatattattataatattacaagGATTGGTGATTTAATATACGGAGTGAACGATGAATTAGTCACAAGGTTTGGGCTATATAAAGCTTGTAATGGGCTTGTAATACACATTCATATCCTTCTGAGCTCTTGTACTATCTGCGTTTCTATTATAATGGCTAACCGAATGATTTACTTCACACTGGGACTTTTTCTGTTGATATGTTGTTACAGCGACAGGGTCATGGCAGGGGATTCCGATCCCTTGCAAGATTTCTGCGTTGCAGATGAGGAAAGCAAAGGTGAGTAAAAAACTTTATACATAAACAATGGTAATGATTTGCTTATTAGACGAGTCGAGTTAGtaatagattgatttgattttgcTTTAAACAGTTTTGGTGAACGGGTTCGTTTGCAAAGACCCAATGCAAGTTTCAGCAGACGACTTCTTCTTCCGGGGACTTGGGCAGGCAGGGAACACCGACAATGATGTGGGCTCCAACGTAACGATGGCGAACGTTAAACAGATACCAGGCCTCAATACGTTGGGAATATCGTTGGTCCGCATCGACTACGCAgtgggtggaataaatcctcctcatacacacccaagagccaccgaagttcttgttttactggaaggccagcttcttgtgggtttcattgacaccaacaacaagtttttcagcaaaacgttggagaagggagatgtgtttctgtttccaaaggcacttgtgcatttccagcagaatgtggggCATGAAAATGCGGTGGCCATATCTGCATTGAGCAGCCAGCTTCCGGGAGTTCAGACAATCGCCAACTCTCTGTTTGCAGCGGATCCTCCTCTCCCAGATTCCGTATTGGCCAAGGCCTTCCGCATCACACAGGAAGTTGTGGATTACATTCAGAAGAAATTCGCATAAGAATTTGCTGTGTTctatcaaacaaaacaatcaagCGGGGACCAAGTCTTTCCCAAATTCTTTTTCCTTGCCGTTCAATAAAACAATCTTTCTAGAGTTATTGCCGTCCTCTTCTGCTATTCATAGCATCTGTTTTGAACATGACCATATCCTCCGCATAttccaaagatgaaggattaattTGAAGCATCTGAAGGCATTTATGAATATTTTATACAAGAGCATCCTTGTATTAGGTATACATTCATTTGCAACATGTTAACAATATATTCTTTAACATAAATATtgcaggaacaacaacaaacaaagtgcTTGACTTGGATAGAATGAGTAACACTATAATTCTTGCATGCCAATCTGCCAAGGGTGTTCTTTAACATAGTCTTAACCTCATTTTAGCTCTGACATAAAAGGTGAATGGTTTGGAAGTAGGAAATAGTTATTGGGAAATATAATTAGTAGTTGTTCTTCAAATCACCCTCACAATCATCGAATGCTTCAAGACTCCCCATCAAAGAAGTCATTCCAGAAGGTTAGGGACTCTCCTCAAGATAAGAATGATTGCTCTAATAAATATAGTATACCTTCGATGGAATGCAATACGGTTTCATTATGTCTAAACTCCAAGAAAATCCATAGAACTAGAATATCCATTGCATCCAATATCGCAATATTTGATCGGGGATAATATGATAACCTTGACACATATTACACCTATTCTTACATCAATCTACCTACATAAGGGTTATGATTGAGGGGCCTCTTGTATTAAACATTTCTAATaagttggaatgacatggaaaatctaagacagtgaagaTAGATTATTGATAATAACACAATTCATTTACATGGTGTTAATTATGAGGGTAATTAATTTATGGCTTCCCAAAATAAGCTTTTCTAAATCTCCCCTAATTCATTCCTACGTTATAATAAATATGTCAATGtggatgttatgtatgaatatctAAATACTAAAGGGAAAAAGGATAATGCTCATGTTGATTTTAAAAACTTTGTATgtaatattaaaaatatgattagttgaaaaatttagcaatatattACCTTGTTCAATCATAAACTATCAGTTCGGttacaaaaaaaattcctcaaaccatttcctccttgtataagcatttctatagatcatcaaatatgatAACCAATAATTTAACCATAGGTTTCCTATCAAAGCAAATGCAAATCTGCATATGTGAATAAGCACAATAGGATAGGAAAATATTGTTGTCGTAGGCCATGTATGTTTCATGCTGGAAAAATATTATTGTTGCAAACCTAAGAGGTGCATAAAGGAGCTCCTTGGATCCATGGATATGCAGGTGTAAGTTTGAGAAATATGTGAAGGCGGAAGGATATTTTCATATTGAAGCCATTTGCTAATTGATATGAGGAAGATAAAAGTGTCGTCATATTGAGAAGTTGTCAATTACACTGTA
Above is a genomic segment from Cryptomeria japonica unplaced genomic scaffold, Sugi_1.0 HiC_scaffold_123, whole genome shotgun sequence containing:
- the LOC131865837 gene encoding putative germin-like protein 2-1, producing the protein MRKNTSKAGGEIAICCSKTYSDVSKRATTLEVYYYNITRIGDLIYGVNDELVTSDRVMAGDSDPLQDFCVADEESKVLVNGFVCKDPMQVSADDFFFRGLGQAGNTDNDVGSNVTMANVKQIPGLNTLGISLVRIDYAVGGINPPHTHPRATEVLVLLEGQLLVGFIDTNNKFFSKTLEKGDVFLFPKALVHFQQNVGHENAVAISALSSQLPGVQTIANSLFAADPPLPDSVLAKAFRITQEVVDYIQKKFA